A genomic stretch from Streptomyces venezuelae ATCC 10712 includes:
- a CDS encoding RCC1-like domain-containing protein, with protein sequence MSRTRRSPLRTPLPGRFSAAAVLTAAALTALPALAPAATANEGNPTVLSWGAGRTGQLGNGTLSDSLSPSSVTSLFRGDVDQMSAGGTSSADSFALARTDKTVKSWGHNSSGQLGNGGNTNQTVPTTVPRLTDIKDVAAGGKHALALDTSGQVYSWGDNSYGQLGNNRTGDSRTVPDRVQGMPKVKQISAGCDFSLALLENGKVYAWGRGIHGQLGTGNRATSSVPRQVQGLENIVEIDAGCYHALALTADDTVKSWGYNLYGQLGNSSTKSSTLPVDVDWIEGVSDIEAGAFHNYVKTSDSHVWGWGNNQYGQLLESDEAFDANVSRTNRTAPVEIPRLEGVQHLAAGARHGVAVTADDVFTWGHNGEGQLGNGTTVARYESVKILNEGSAIKNVAVSLGGNTTYAY encoded by the coding sequence ATGTCCCGAACACGCCGCAGTCCCCTGCGTACCCCGCTGCCCGGGCGCTTCTCGGCCGCGGCCGTCCTCACGGCCGCCGCACTCACCGCGCTTCCGGCGCTCGCCCCGGCCGCGACGGCCAACGAAGGCAACCCCACCGTGCTCAGCTGGGGCGCCGGCCGCACCGGCCAGCTCGGCAACGGCACCCTCAGCGACAGCCTCAGCCCGTCCTCGGTCACCAGCCTCTTCCGCGGCGACGTCGACCAGATGTCGGCGGGCGGCACCTCGTCCGCCGACTCCTTCGCCCTGGCCCGTACCGACAAGACGGTCAAGTCCTGGGGGCACAACTCCTCCGGCCAGCTCGGCAACGGCGGCAACACCAACCAGACCGTGCCCACCACCGTCCCGCGCCTGACCGACATCAAGGACGTCGCGGCGGGCGGGAAGCACGCCCTCGCCCTCGACACCAGCGGCCAGGTCTACTCCTGGGGCGACAACTCCTACGGCCAGCTCGGCAACAACCGCACCGGCGACAGCCGTACGGTGCCCGATCGCGTCCAGGGCATGCCCAAGGTCAAGCAGATCTCGGCCGGCTGCGACTTCAGCCTCGCCCTCCTGGAGAACGGCAAGGTGTACGCCTGGGGCCGCGGCATCCACGGCCAGCTCGGCACCGGAAACCGCGCCACCAGCTCCGTACCCCGGCAGGTCCAGGGCCTGGAGAACATCGTCGAGATCGACGCAGGCTGCTACCACGCCCTCGCGCTGACCGCCGACGACACGGTCAAGTCCTGGGGCTACAACCTCTACGGCCAGCTCGGCAACTCCTCCACCAAGTCCTCCACCCTCCCCGTCGACGTCGACTGGATCGAGGGCGTCTCCGACATCGAGGCCGGCGCCTTCCACAACTACGTCAAGACCAGCGACAGCCACGTCTGGGGCTGGGGCAACAACCAGTACGGCCAGCTCCTGGAGTCCGACGAGGCCTTCGACGCCAACGTCTCCCGCACCAACCGCACCGCCCCCGTCGAGATCCCGCGCCTCGAAGGCGTCCAGCACCTCGCCGCCGGCGCCCGGCACGGCGTGGCCGTCACCGCCGACGACGTCTTCACCTGGGGCCACAACGGCGAGGGTCAGCTCGGCAACGGCACGACGGTCGCCCGCTACGAGTCGGTGAAGATCCTCAACGAGGGTTCGGCGATCAAGAACGTGGCGGTCTCCCTGGGCGGCAACACGACGTACGCGTACTGA